From Spirosoma aerolatum, one genomic window encodes:
- a CDS encoding ABC transporter permease, protein MPNTPPRLADRLLTWFCAPHLREEVLGDLHERYAIRVKRRGEKRANGRYWLDVLAYVRPEFIKRKPTAGMPYHRRFGEYPNPAMTTMLRSYLTIALRTLLKNKGYSAINSIGLALGIACCMAIGLYVVDEWQYDRFHANFNRIYRVVEHQKQADGMYNVAVTPGPLAPTLNKDFPEVEQTVRIGRWSGTVGYKQKVAEATDMLIVDPSFFRVFDFPLVAGNAQKALSSPNEIVISERMAERLFGPNWAQQPIIGQPIDFTKDDHFTLVGVAENPPVRSHLQFDVLLPYKWLEKTDEWSQKWNSNNYHTYILLKPALADASADLARFETKLSGQLKHYQSDTENTLYLQPLRDIYLRSVFDFQTDWGQRSDILYVRIFLAVGFIVLLIAIVNFMNLATARASQRAREVGVRKTIGAKRSGLILQFLGESLLMTSLAVGISLVLLQTSMPLFNDLTAKSLELPLREPIFWLALFGLTLVVSLLTGLYPAFFLSSFRPVQVLKGTVNSLGLSVRSGRRFRQSLVVGQFTLAIALAIGSVVIYRQLAFIQDKKLGFDQSKLLYVRMKGDLRFNALRLKREVEKLPGVARVSATTSNLIDITNSSNIEWEGQQPNDAFLITNMNVDADFVSATGMQLAAGRNFSWRVPSDTSSSMGAFLINETAAKRMGWTPEQAIGKRIRFWGPLGRVVGVLKDFHFRPLRVSIEPFLFRFRPDNPYFNMLVKTAPGASAERVIAGLSAAYKKYEPLSSFQFGFVDQDLDAQYRTEQRTGCIILYFSILSIFVSCLGLFGLVAFTAEQRTKEIGVRKVLGASVASIVTLLSKDFLKLVFVAIVLACPMAWYAMNRWLQDFAYRIDIEWWMFALAGLLSVTIALLTVSFQSVKAALMNPVQSLRSE, encoded by the coding sequence ATGCCTAACACCCCACCCCGCCTGGCCGACCGCCTTCTAACCTGGTTCTGTGCTCCGCATCTGCGGGAAGAAGTGCTGGGCGACTTGCACGAACGTTACGCTATCCGCGTCAAACGACGGGGCGAAAAAAGAGCAAACGGGCGCTACTGGCTGGATGTGCTGGCCTATGTACGACCGGAATTTATTAAACGAAAACCAACGGCCGGAATGCCGTATCACCGACGCTTCGGAGAATATCCTAATCCAGCAATGACAACTATGTTACGGAGTTATCTTACAATTGCCCTTCGAACCCTGCTGAAAAATAAGGGCTATTCGGCTATTAATAGCATCGGGCTGGCGCTGGGGATCGCCTGCTGCATGGCAATTGGTCTGTACGTCGTCGACGAGTGGCAGTATGACCGTTTTCATGCCAACTTCAATCGGATTTACCGGGTGGTTGAGCACCAGAAACAGGCCGACGGGATGTATAATGTGGCGGTTACGCCCGGTCCGCTGGCGCCTACACTCAATAAGGATTTTCCAGAGGTGGAACAGACCGTTCGAATTGGCCGCTGGTCGGGGACGGTCGGTTATAAACAGAAAGTCGCCGAAGCGACCGATATGCTGATTGTAGACCCTTCGTTTTTTCGTGTGTTCGATTTTCCACTGGTGGCGGGCAATGCCCAAAAAGCGCTGTCGAGCCCTAATGAGATTGTCATTAGCGAGCGTATGGCCGAGCGGCTGTTTGGCCCGAACTGGGCGCAACAACCAATTATTGGCCAACCTATTGATTTTACGAAAGACGACCATTTTACGCTGGTGGGTGTAGCGGAGAATCCGCCTGTTCGGTCGCACCTTCAGTTCGATGTATTGCTGCCCTACAAATGGCTGGAGAAAACCGACGAATGGAGCCAGAAGTGGAATAGCAACAACTACCACACCTATATACTGCTAAAACCTGCTCTGGCCGATGCGTCAGCAGACCTGGCTCGTTTCGAAACTAAACTGAGTGGGCAACTCAAACACTACCAGAGCGATACAGAGAATACGCTGTATCTGCAACCGTTACGCGATATTTATCTCCGGTCGGTTTTTGATTTCCAGACCGATTGGGGCCAGCGGAGCGATATTCTGTACGTACGTATATTTCTGGCAGTGGGCTTTATTGTGCTGCTTATTGCCATTGTCAATTTTATGAATCTGGCCACGGCAAGGGCTTCGCAGCGGGCGCGGGAGGTGGGCGTACGAAAAACAATCGGGGCAAAACGGTCGGGATTGATTCTGCAGTTTCTGGGCGAATCATTGCTGATGACAAGCCTGGCCGTTGGGATTTCTCTTGTGCTGTTACAGACCAGCATGCCGCTTTTCAACGATCTGACGGCTAAAAGCCTGGAACTGCCTCTTCGTGAGCCGATATTCTGGCTGGCGCTGTTCGGACTAACTCTGGTGGTCAGTTTACTGACGGGTCTTTACCCGGCTTTCTTTCTATCGTCGTTTCGGCCTGTGCAGGTGTTAAAAGGAACAGTGAACTCGCTCGGATTGTCGGTGCGGTCAGGCCGTCGATTCCGGCAGTCGCTGGTGGTGGGGCAGTTTACCCTGGCTATTGCACTGGCTATCGGGAGCGTCGTAATTTATCGGCAACTGGCTTTTATTCAGGATAAAAAACTGGGCTTCGATCAGTCGAAGCTCCTGTATGTTCGGATGAAAGGGGACCTGCGGTTCAACGCCCTGCGGCTCAAGCGCGAGGTCGAAAAGCTTCCCGGTGTAGCCCGCGTATCGGCCACGACAAGTAATCTGATAGACATCACCAACTCCTCTAATATTGAGTGGGAGGGTCAACAGCCCAACGATGCATTTTTGATCACGAATATGAATGTCGACGCCGATTTTGTATCAGCAACGGGTATGCAACTGGCGGCTGGTCGCAATTTTTCCTGGCGAGTCCCGTCGGATACGTCCTCCAGTATGGGTGCATTTCTGATCAACGAAACGGCCGCCAAACGCATGGGCTGGACGCCCGAACAGGCTATTGGCAAGCGTATCCGATTCTGGGGGCCGTTGGGTCGGGTAGTGGGTGTACTGAAAGATTTTCATTTCCGGCCCCTGCGTGTTTCCATCGAGCCTTTTCTATTCCGCTTCCGTCCCGACAATCCGTATTTCAATATGCTGGTGAAAACCGCGCCGGGCGCTTCGGCCGAGCGAGTCATTGCCGGACTATCGGCCGCTTATAAAAAATACGAACCCCTGAGTTCCTTCCAGTTTGGCTTTGTGGATCAGGATCTGGATGCTCAGTATCGGACCGAACAGCGTACGGGCTGCATCATTCTGTATTTTTCGATCCTGTCGATATTCGTTTCCTGTTTGGGGCTGTTTGGTCTGGTAGCTTTCACGGCTGAGCAACGCACCAAAGAGATTGGCGTTCGGAAAGTGCTGGGTGCTAGTGTCGCCAGTATTGTTACACTGCTTAGCAAGGACTTCCTGAAACTGGTGTTTGTGGCCATTGTGCTGGCCTGCCCAATGGCCTGGTACGCCATGAACCGCTGGCTTCAGGATTTCGCTTACCGGATCGATATTGAATGGTGGATGTTTGCTCTGGCGGGTCTGCTGTCGGTGACCATTGCGCTATTGACGGTTAGTTTCCAGAGTGTAAAAGCCGCGTTGATGAACCCCGTACAATCGTTGCGGTCGGAATAA
- a CDS encoding ABC transporter permease: MPPAPRFNPPRLADRLLTWFCAPHLREEVLGDLHERYAIRVKRRGETNANQRYWLDMLAYLRPEFIKRQKPEYPNPKRTDMLRNYIKIALRNLTRQKAYSFINIGGLAVGLAVAMLIGLWIYDELSFDKYHQNYDRIAQVMQHQTINDVTSTSRAVPIPVASELRRNYGSDRNGGLFKHVLLSSWTEGHILSFGDKKFWRTGNYIEPQAPDMLSLKMLKGTRAGLNEPYSIMISESVANAFFGTGEPLGKLLKIDNQFAVKVTGVYEDLPYNTQFSNLDYMVPWKVNVAIRDWVKRSEQKWDNNSFLVFVQLTDHADMEQASATIKDVKLRNGGKDLAKFNPQLFLQPMSRWHLYSEFKNGVNMGGQIQFVWLFGIIGVFVLLLACINFMNLSTARSEKRAKEVGIRKAVGSVRVQLIGQFLSESLLVVLIAFALALLLVELVLPFFNDVAAKKMTMLWTNPIFWALGLGFTVFTGLLAGSYPALYLSGFQPVKVLKGTFRVGRFASLPRRVLVVVQFTVSVALIIGTIIVFRQIQFAKNRPIGYSRSGLLYVQTTTPDIHNHYEAFRKELIETGAAIETAESESPLTGVWNVNGGFDWDGKAPNQQPDFAVVGVTYDFGKTVGWQLKDGRDFSKAFGTDSAAMVINEAAAKFMGLKDPVGKIIREGNLRYKIIGVIKDMVMESPYEPARQTLFYISNFPSNFINVRLNPNLSASEAVSKFAPVFQKYNPTAPFDYKFADAEYNQKFADEERIGTLASFFAVLAIFISCLGLFGLASFIAEQRTKEIGVRKVLGASVLNLWGLLSKDFIILVIIAFGIATPIAYYFLDNWLQKYQYRTELSWWIFAGSGAGAMFITLMTISFQSLKAALVNPVKSLRSE, from the coding sequence ATGCCCCCTGCTCCTCGCTTCAACCCACCCCGCCTGGCCGACCGCCTTTTGACTTGGTTCTGTGCTCCTCACCTGCGGGAGGAGGTGCTGGGCGACTTGCACGAACGCTATGCCATCCGCGTCAAACGACGGGGAGAAACCAATGCGAACCAGCGCTATTGGCTGGATATGCTGGCCTATCTGCGGCCTGAATTTATAAAACGACAGAAACCGGAATACCCCAACCCAAAACGTACAGATATGCTACGGAACTATATCAAAATCGCCCTTCGCAATCTGACTCGTCAGAAAGCCTACTCGTTTATCAATATCGGCGGACTGGCCGTTGGGCTGGCAGTGGCGATGCTGATCGGTTTATGGATATACGATGAATTGTCCTTCGACAAATACCACCAAAACTACGACCGCATTGCCCAGGTCATGCAGCATCAGACGATCAACGATGTGACAAGTACGAGCCGGGCAGTTCCTATTCCGGTAGCCAGTGAACTGCGGAGAAACTACGGCTCTGACCGTAACGGCGGACTGTTTAAACACGTGCTGCTGTCGTCCTGGACCGAAGGGCATATTTTGTCGTTTGGCGATAAGAAATTCTGGCGGACAGGGAATTACATCGAGCCGCAGGCACCTGATATGCTCTCGCTGAAGATGCTGAAAGGGACACGGGCAGGCTTAAACGAACCGTACTCCATCATGATTTCGGAATCCGTTGCCAACGCCTTTTTCGGCACCGGTGAACCGTTGGGGAAACTGCTGAAAATTGACAACCAGTTCGCTGTAAAAGTGACTGGCGTTTACGAAGATTTGCCATACAACACCCAATTCAGCAATCTGGATTATATGGTTCCCTGGAAGGTGAATGTAGCCATACGGGATTGGGTGAAACGATCGGAGCAAAAGTGGGATAATAACTCGTTTCTGGTTTTTGTGCAACTGACCGATCATGCTGATATGGAGCAGGCTTCGGCAACGATTAAAGACGTAAAACTGAGGAACGGAGGTAAGGATCTCGCCAAATTCAACCCCCAGCTTTTCCTTCAGCCCATGAGTCGCTGGCACCTGTATTCGGAATTTAAAAACGGCGTGAACATGGGTGGGCAGATTCAATTTGTGTGGTTATTCGGGATTATCGGTGTGTTTGTGCTGCTGCTGGCCTGTATCAACTTTATGAACCTGAGTACGGCCCGGAGCGAAAAACGAGCCAAAGAAGTAGGCATACGCAAAGCCGTCGGTTCTGTTAGAGTCCAGTTAATCGGCCAGTTTCTGAGCGAATCGTTATTGGTGGTACTGATTGCCTTTGCGCTGGCGCTATTGCTGGTGGAACTGGTTTTACCCTTCTTCAACGACGTGGCCGCGAAAAAGATGACCATGCTGTGGACAAATCCCATTTTCTGGGCGCTGGGACTCGGCTTTACGGTATTTACCGGATTGTTGGCAGGTAGCTATCCAGCCTTGTATCTGTCCGGTTTTCAGCCTGTTAAAGTGTTAAAAGGGACTTTCCGGGTCGGGCGGTTTGCGTCCTTGCCGCGTCGGGTGCTGGTGGTAGTTCAGTTTACAGTTTCGGTGGCGTTGATTATTGGCACCATCATCGTGTTTCGCCAGATTCAGTTTGCTAAAAACCGGCCCATTGGCTACAGCCGAAGCGGACTGCTCTACGTACAGACTACAACGCCTGATATTCATAACCATTATGAGGCTTTCCGAAAAGAGCTGATCGAAACCGGGGCTGCTATCGAAACTGCCGAATCAGAAAGCCCACTAACGGGCGTCTGGAATGTAAACGGCGGTTTCGACTGGGACGGGAAAGCCCCGAATCAGCAGCCCGATTTCGCCGTCGTTGGTGTGACGTATGACTTTGGAAAAACCGTCGGCTGGCAATTAAAAGACGGCCGCGACTTTTCGAAAGCGTTCGGTACCGACTCAGCCGCGATGGTCATCAACGAAGCCGCTGCGAAGTTTATGGGGTTAAAAGACCCCGTGGGTAAAATCATCCGGGAAGGTAATCTGCGTTACAAAATCATCGGTGTCATTAAAGACATGGTGATGGAATCGCCTTACGAACCCGCCCGGCAAACGCTGTTTTACATCAGCAATTTCCCTAGCAACTTCATCAATGTCCGGCTGAATCCAAACCTGAGCGCGAGCGAAGCGGTGAGTAAGTTTGCCCCTGTTTTTCAGAAATATAACCCCACCGCTCCATTTGATTATAAGTTTGCCGATGCCGAGTACAACCAGAAATTTGCCGACGAAGAGCGAATCGGTACCTTGGCGTCGTTCTTCGCCGTGCTGGCGATTTTCATCTCCTGTCTGGGCTTATTTGGTCTGGCATCATTCATAGCCGAGCAACGTACCAAAGAGATTGGCGTTCGGAAAGTGCTGGGCGCTTCGGTACTCAACCTTTGGGGTTTATTATCGAAAGATTTTATAATACTGGTTATTATCGCTTTCGGCATTGCCACACCCATCGCCTACTACTTCCTAGACAACTGGCTTCAGAAATACCAATACCGCACTGAACTATCGTGGTGGATTTTTGCGGGTTCGGGTGCTGGTGCTATGTTCATTACGCTCATGACCATTAGCTTCCAGAGCCTTAAAGCGGCTTTGGTAAACCCCGTGAAATCGCTTCGATCGGAATAA
- a CDS encoding permease prefix domain 2-containing transporter: MKTPPRLADRLLTWFCAPHLREEVLGDLHERYAVRVKQRGEAKARWYYWRDVLAYVRPEFIRRQPDEYPQPTNTTMLRNYLKIAFRNLARNKVSSAINIGGLAVGMAVAMLIGLWVYDELSFNTYHQNYSRIVQVRTREYGEHGVGVNSSVQYPLITELKTNYKTDFKHIVATSWDVDNVLSAGDAKISRKGLFMEPTGPDMLTLKMIYGSRAGLKDPHSILLSESTARALFGDIDPVNQLMKISNKLDVKVTGVYEDLPLNAQFNDVKFLAPFDLWVSNNPWIQEKAMHDWQNHFLKIYAELAPDADFDKVAADIKNAEMKKLANFPEEAKRTPEVFMLPMRDWHLHNYKRGQIDEGPMQMVWLISIIGVFVLLLACINFMNLSTARSEKRAKEVGIRKSVGSVRSQLVNQFFSESFLVVVLAFVLALLLTYVSLPWFNDVAAKQIVIPWTNQWFWIASLLFIGLTGFVAGSYPALYLSSFQPVKVLKGTFRVGRFASIPRKALVIIQFTVSVTLIIGTIIVFRQIQFAKNRPVGYTRDGLLMVEMKSGDFYGKHELLRTELQRTGAVEEIAESMGKVTEVWSGNGGFNWKGKDPSLDDSFGTLVVTPEYGKTVGWQLVKGRDFSREFIADSSGIVINEAAVKYMGLKQPIGERVSWKFQDQPILNYRILGVIKDVVMESPYEPIAPTIFMIRGHGGTNWIDIRLKPTVSASEALPKIEGVFKKLIPSAPFEYKFADQEYALKFAAEERVGKLASVFAALAIFISCLGLFGLSSFIAEQRTKEIGVRKVLGASVLNLWGLLSKEFVMLVVIALGIATPVAYYFLSNWLQKYTYRTEPSWWIFAATGAGALVITLLTISFQSIKAALVNPVKSLRSE; the protein is encoded by the coding sequence ATGAAAACACCACCCCGCCTGGCCGACCGACTGCTGACCTGGTTCTGCGCCCCTCATTTGCGGGAGGAGGTACTGGGTGATTTGCATGAACGCTATGCCGTACGGGTCAAACAACGGGGAGAAGCCAAAGCTCGCTGGTACTATTGGCGGGATGTGCTGGCCTATGTTCGACCCGAATTTATTCGAAGACAACCCGACGAGTATCCTCAACCAACCAATACAACTATGCTACGGAATTATCTAAAAATTGCCTTTCGAAACTTAGCACGGAATAAGGTTTCGTCGGCTATCAACATCGGTGGACTGGCGGTTGGTATGGCCGTTGCCATGCTCATCGGCCTTTGGGTGTATGATGAACTATCGTTCAACACCTATCACCAGAACTACAGCCGCATTGTACAGGTCCGAACCCGCGAATATGGGGAGCATGGCGTTGGCGTAAATTCGTCGGTTCAGTATCCACTGATTACGGAACTGAAAACCAACTACAAAACTGATTTTAAGCATATTGTCGCTACCTCGTGGGATGTCGATAATGTGCTGTCGGCTGGCGACGCGAAGATTTCCCGGAAAGGATTGTTTATGGAGCCTACTGGTCCCGACATGCTCACGCTGAAGATGATTTACGGTTCACGGGCCGGGCTGAAAGATCCGCATTCCATTTTACTTTCCGAGTCTACGGCCAGGGCATTGTTTGGCGATATTGATCCCGTCAATCAGTTAATGAAAATCAGCAATAAACTGGATGTGAAAGTGACGGGTGTGTATGAAGATTTACCGTTGAACGCTCAATTCAACGACGTCAAATTCCTGGCTCCGTTCGATCTATGGGTGTCCAATAATCCCTGGATTCAGGAAAAAGCCATGCATGACTGGCAAAACCACTTTCTGAAAATCTACGCCGAATTAGCCCCCGATGCTGATTTTGACAAAGTCGCTGCTGACATCAAAAATGCGGAGATGAAGAAGCTGGCCAATTTTCCGGAAGAAGCCAAACGAACGCCAGAAGTTTTTATGCTCCCCATGCGCGACTGGCATCTGCACAATTACAAACGTGGACAAATCGACGAAGGGCCAATGCAGATGGTCTGGCTCATCAGCATCATTGGAGTCTTTGTGCTACTGCTGGCCTGTATCAACTTTATGAACCTGAGTACAGCCCGTAGTGAAAAACGAGCCAAAGAAGTCGGCATTCGTAAATCGGTAGGGTCGGTGCGGAGTCAGTTGGTGAATCAGTTTTTCAGCGAATCGTTTTTGGTGGTTGTTCTGGCCTTTGTGCTGGCGCTTCTGCTGACCTATGTGTCCCTGCCCTGGTTCAACGACGTAGCTGCCAAGCAGATCGTAATTCCCTGGACGAATCAATGGTTCTGGATCGCCAGCCTACTCTTCATTGGCTTAACAGGCTTTGTTGCCGGTAGTTATCCTGCTTTGTATCTGTCTTCGTTCCAACCCGTTAAAGTACTAAAGGGGACTTTTCGGGTAGGGCGTTTTGCATCGATACCGCGCAAAGCGCTGGTAATAATACAGTTCACGGTTTCTGTTACCTTGATTATTGGTACCATCATCGTGTTTCGCCAGATTCAGTTTGCCAAGAATCGGCCGGTGGGCTATACCCGCGATGGGCTATTGATGGTGGAAATGAAATCGGGTGATTTTTACGGCAAACATGAGTTGCTCCGAACCGAACTCCAGCGTACTGGGGCGGTCGAAGAAATAGCCGAATCGATGGGAAAGGTTACCGAGGTTTGGTCGGGTAACGGTGGATTTAACTGGAAAGGCAAAGACCCGTCATTGGACGATAGTTTTGGGACACTGGTCGTAACGCCGGAGTATGGCAAAACGGTTGGCTGGCAGCTCGTGAAGGGCCGCGATTTCTCCCGGGAATTCATAGCCGATTCGTCGGGTATCGTTATCAACGAAGCGGCTGTTAAGTACATGGGATTGAAGCAGCCGATTGGCGAACGGGTTAGCTGGAAATTTCAGGACCAGCCGATCTTAAATTATAGAATTTTAGGCGTCATCAAAGATGTGGTGATGGAATCGCCCTACGAGCCGATCGCCCCAACCATTTTTATGATTCGAGGTCATGGTGGCACCAACTGGATCGATATTCGCCTTAAACCAACGGTCAGTGCCAGCGAAGCCTTACCCAAAATCGAAGGAGTCTTTAAAAAACTCATTCCATCAGCTCCGTTCGAGTACAAATTTGCCGATCAGGAGTATGCCCTGAAATTTGCCGCCGAAGAACGGGTAGGGAAACTAGCTTCCGTCTTCGCTGCGCTGGCCATTTTTATCAGTTGTCTGGGCCTTTTTGGATTATCCTCGTTTATTGCTGAGCAGCGAACCAAAGAAATCGGTGTGCGGAAAGTACTGGGCGCTAGTGTGCTCAATCTATGGGGATTATTATCCAAAGAGTTCGTGATGCTGGTCGTTATTGCATTGGGTATCGCCACCCCAGTAGCGTACTACTTCCTCAGTAACTGGCTTCAAAAATACACCTACCGCACCGAGCCATCGTGGTGGATTTTTGCTGCCACCGGAGCCGGAGCTTTAGTTATTACGCTCCTGACAATCAGTTTTCAAAGTATCAAAGCCGCGTTGGTGAACCCGGTTAAATCGTTGCGGTCTGAATAG
- a CDS encoding ABC transporter permease yields the protein MPPVPRFNPPRLADRLLTWFCAAHLREEVLGDLHERYAIRVKHRGESRAKWRYWLDVLTYVRPEFIRRQPSQYPQPTNTTMLRNYLKIAWRNLIREKGYASLNMAGLAVGMAASTLIFLWIQSEFTYDRFYSKTDRLFQVYNQDVFSGKPMVWGTTPLPLAPTLKQNYPDIEEATRYRPTTLLLTADDKGLNVEGAYADPSFLNLFDFALLGGNREQALSGANGIVITKSLAEKLFGTSDAVGKTVQIDHKDSFAVSAVLDDLPNNTQFSNLSFLLPWTYFIPPGWDSDGWGSNNNYTYVLLKDKVNPVALNEKIKHVTAEKLKGVIEDVSHRQIFLHPASKWHLYSKEDNGRLVDGKIVHVRLFSLIAGLILLVAAVNFINLTTARSEKRAKEVGVRKVAGAQKRSLVFQFISESLLLACFAGLLALLIVLLFIPTFNNLTDKQLSLELGSVNFWLGGIAFVLFTGLLAGSYPAFVLANFQPGKVMKGVQHSLNSVFSLRKGLVITQFSFAIVLIIGTLVINDQIQYAQKRDNGYDQNNLLFIYMRGDLSKHYSSFQQELIHDGAAISVGKSIGSITNLNSRQWGLSWPGSTKADKDVEFDRFAADESFLKTTGTRLIAGRDIDVQSYPTDSTAVLLNETAVKRMHLKTPIGTIIQFDSHNWHVVGIVKDFIFASPYEPINPVVVHGPAGSLPLSWISIRLNPANTTAQNLAITEKLTKKYNPGYPFEYIFADESYKAKFADEQRTSSLISLFMGLTIIISCLGLFGLAAYTAQQRTKEIGVRKVLGATVTSIVGLLTKEFIQLIGIAFVIGAPIGWYVMEKWLQDYSYRIVIGAGVFLLTLVAAILIVTLTVSFQAIKAALTNPVKSLRSE from the coding sequence ATGCCCCCTGTTCCTCGCTTCAACCCTCCTCGCCTTGCCGACCGCCTTTTGACCTGGTTCTGCGCTGCACATCTGCGGGAGGAAGTACTCGGTGATTTACACGAGCGGTATGCCATCCGGGTAAAGCACCGGGGCGAATCCAGAGCGAAGTGGCGTTACTGGCTGGATGTGCTGACCTATGTACGACCGGAATTTATTCGAAGACAACCCTCACAATACCCTCAACCAACAAATACGACTATGCTACGGAATTATCTTAAAATCGCCTGGCGAAACCTGATACGGGAAAAAGGTTATGCATCGCTCAATATGGCCGGACTGGCGGTGGGTATGGCGGCTTCTACGCTCATTTTCCTCTGGATTCAAAGTGAGTTTACGTACGACCGTTTTTATAGCAAAACGGATCGGTTGTTTCAGGTATATAATCAGGATGTATTTAGCGGCAAACCGATGGTATGGGGAACAACGCCTTTACCGTTGGCCCCCACATTAAAACAAAATTACCCCGATATAGAGGAGGCCACCCGGTATCGACCCACCACCTTACTGCTGACTGCGGACGATAAGGGGCTAAACGTAGAGGGTGCCTATGCGGATCCGTCTTTTCTGAATTTATTTGACTTTGCTCTTCTCGGGGGCAATCGGGAACAGGCTCTTTCCGGGGCTAATGGAATCGTAATCACCAAATCCTTAGCCGAAAAACTGTTTGGGACCAGTGACGCCGTGGGTAAAACGGTTCAAATTGACCATAAAGACAGCTTTGCAGTATCGGCGGTTCTGGATGATCTGCCAAACAATACCCAGTTTAGCAATCTATCCTTTCTGCTTCCGTGGACTTATTTTATACCACCAGGCTGGGACTCTGATGGGTGGGGTTCAAACAATAATTACACCTATGTTTTGCTAAAAGACAAGGTTAATCCGGTTGCCCTCAACGAGAAGATCAAACACGTTACGGCAGAAAAACTCAAGGGCGTTATTGAAGACGTATCCCATCGGCAGATTTTTCTTCACCCCGCCAGTAAATGGCATTTGTATTCCAAAGAAGACAATGGTCGACTGGTTGACGGGAAGATTGTTCACGTGCGATTGTTTAGCCTGATTGCGGGCTTAATCCTGTTGGTGGCGGCTGTCAACTTCATTAATTTAACGACGGCCCGAAGCGAAAAACGAGCCAAAGAAGTTGGTGTTCGAAAGGTAGCAGGCGCTCAGAAACGGTCACTGGTTTTTCAATTCATCAGCGAATCGTTACTGCTTGCCTGCTTTGCCGGCCTACTGGCCTTGCTGATCGTCCTATTGTTTATTCCGACGTTCAACAACCTGACCGACAAACAACTGTCTTTGGAGTTAGGGTCGGTTAATTTCTGGCTGGGGGGCATAGCCTTTGTCCTGTTTACGGGCTTACTGGCCGGTAGTTATCCCGCTTTTGTTCTGGCTAATTTTCAGCCCGGAAAAGTGATGAAGGGTGTACAGCATTCGTTAAACTCTGTTTTCTCGTTGCGAAAAGGTCTGGTAATCACGCAGTTTTCCTTCGCTATTGTGTTGATTATAGGCACGTTGGTTATTAACGATCAGATTCAGTATGCACAGAAAAGGGACAACGGATATGATCAAAATAATCTCCTGTTTATCTACATGAGAGGAGATTTATCAAAACACTATAGCTCGTTTCAACAGGAATTAATCCATGATGGTGCGGCTATCTCAGTGGGGAAATCAATTGGTTCTATTACGAATCTTAACTCCCGGCAATGGGGCCTTTCGTGGCCGGGCAGCACCAAGGCCGATAAAGATGTTGAGTTTGATCGCTTTGCGGCCGATGAGAGTTTCCTCAAAACGACAGGTACACGATTGATTGCGGGACGGGATATTGACGTTCAGAGCTACCCAACGGATTCAACGGCCGTTTTGCTCAATGAAACGGCGGTCAAAAGGATGCATCTGAAAACTCCGATTGGAACCATCATCCAGTTCGATTCGCACAATTGGCATGTCGTTGGCATTGTGAAGGATTTCATCTTTGCGTCACCTTACGAGCCGATTAATCCCGTTGTCGTTCATGGGCCTGCTGGCTCACTTCCGCTTTCCTGGATCAGTATTCGGTTAAATCCGGCGAACACCACAGCCCAAAATCTGGCGATTACTGAAAAACTCACTAAGAAATATAACCCTGGCTACCCCTTCGAGTACATCTTTGCCGACGAGTCGTACAAGGCCAAGTTTGCCGACGAGCAACGGACTAGCTCATTAATCAGTCTGTTTATGGGTTTAACCATTATTATTTCCTGCCTGGGATTATTTGGCCTGGCAGCCTACACTGCCCAGCAACGCACCAAAGAAATTGGCGTTCGCAAAGTACTGGGAGCTACCGTTACCAGCATTGTTGGGCTTCTGACCAAAGAATTTATTCAATTAATAGGTATTGCTTTTGTCATTGGCGCACCCATTGGTTGGTATGTTATGGAAAAATGGCTACAGGATTATAGCTATCGCATAGTCATTGGTGCGGGAGTATTTCTGCTAACCTTGGTAGCTGCCATTCTCATCGTAACCCTAACCGTCAGTTTTCAGGCCATCAAAGCCGCGTTAACGAACCCCGTGAAATCATTGCGGTCTGAATAG